A DNA window from Halichondria panicea chromosome 16, odHalPani1.1, whole genome shotgun sequence contains the following coding sequences:
- the LOC135350066 gene encoding proline-rich protein PRCC-like yields MSLSLVSYGDSDSDIEPEDNSAKPGSDIRKLLSVLPSSRRSLKQKGPVKIGLPTLNKGDDSDSDDDVPQTKRKKQSGIGLTALLPAPKGGSKELGFGRKGSSNTKTMVPYTLSKRYQDSKKKTSLPKKTKLSTKSSGDGSDSDGEAPVSFFSLDDSPSVPEPSISIPLPDDCIPEPESKLETQEQNNTAQFSSVGPVLPEQYSNYYSTSHCHGTNEQYSCVQNQSVQGYSTQYPAVTQAQSQTSKGEISSVSSMSAVGPGLSIDEDQLRRLAGVKRGRRREEGLNNITEIREDDVKESIKTFQKYHTEDSVNKFFQNEASKMDAPTGQQKRKHQLSFLAHQAKANELELSKHWAQAAASRRQSQMKYGF; encoded by the exons ATGTCTCTCTCTCTTGTGTCCTATGGAGACAGTGATTCTGATATTGAGCCAGAAGATAACAGTGCCAAGCCAGGCTCTGATATCAGAAAGTTGCTCTCTGTCCTTCCTTCAAGTAGAAGATCACTGAAACAGAAAGGACCTGTGAAAATTGGACTCCCAACACTCAACAAAGGA GACGACTCAGATTCTGATGATGACGTGCCTCAAACCAAGAGAAAGAAACAg AGCGGGATTGGACTGACTGCTCTCCTGCCAGCACCCAAGGGAGGAAGCAAAGAGCTGGGCTTTGGCCGGAAAGGCTCATCCAACACAAAGACTATGGTACCTTACACACTTTCAAAAAGGTACCAGGACTCCAAGAAGAAGACGTCTCTCCCCAAGAAGACCAAACTATCTACAAAGAGTAGTGGCGATGGCAGTGATAGTGATGGAGAGGCACCTGTCAGCTTCTTTTCCTTAGACGATTCCCCTTCAGTTCCAGAGCCGTCTATTTCAATTCCATTGCCTGATGATTGTATTCCAGAACCAGAATCTAAATTAGAGACACAAGAACAAAACAACACCGCTCAATTCAGTTCAGTTGGACCGGTCCTACCAGAACAGTACAGCAATTACTATTCAACTTCTCATTGTCATGGCACAAATGAACAATATTCGTGTGTACAAAATCAAAGTGTACAAGGATATTCAACCCAGTATCCCGCAGTTACACAAGCTCAATCACAAACGAGCAAAGGAGAGATAAGCAGTGTCTCAAGTATGTCTGCAGTGGGCCCAGGTCTGAGTATTGACGAAGATCAG CTTCGTCGTCTAGCGGGTGTGAAGAGGGGCCggaggagggaggagggaCTTAACAACATCACAGAGATTAGGGAGGATGACGTAAAGGAGAGCATCAAAACCTTTCAGAAATACCACACTGAGGATTCAGTCAACAAGTTTTTCCAAAATGAAGCT TCTAAAATGGATGCTCCCACTGGCCAACAGAAAAGAAAGCACCAGTTGTCTTTTCTTGCCCACCAG GCTAAGGCAAATGAGTTGGAGTTGAGTAAGCACTGGGCACAAGCAGCTGCCTCAAGGAGACAATCACAAATGAAATATGGCTTTTGA
- the LOC135350056 gene encoding ethanolamine-phosphate phospho-lyase-like, whose translation MAMAFNSSSGGKECQEKLYLGPPNLKKHKVLPKDVAANLRKEYISPSLSVHYSKVGALDIVYGKGAYLYDEKDQPYLDCINNVTQVGHCHARIVKAFASQVSTLSCDHYTNSDLREKYTTHLLSHFPKSFGYVFYTNSGTEANDLALHIAECVTGHTEVIALEGAYHGHSKHLIGLSTYKLRQQNKESSSRVNPHAWVAPVPDNFRGIHKGEGAGQMYADEIEGIITKAQDQGKQVASFIAEAFLGCAGQVQLPEGYLKASFGYVRKAGGLCIIDEVQTGFGRAGDYFWLHESQGVVPDMVTIGKPMGNGHPISAVVTTQEIAERYKKVIGEDAMQLYRGNPVSLAVAEAVLTTIEVEEMQANAKNLGGYVKRKISDMMDRHSCIGDIRGFGLFLGVEIVKDRTSREPDGTLCANIVHKVLLEHHIMIKEDGMENNVIKIKPPLCFSQKDADKLLTALDKVMTGLGV comes from the exons ATGGCCATGGCATTCAACTCTTCCAGTGGTGGCAAGGAATGCCAAGAGAAGCTATACCTGGGGCCTCCTAATCTCAAAAAGCACAAAGTGCTACCAAAAGATGTTGCAGCCAATCTAAGAAAGGAGTACATTTC TCCTTCTCTAAGTGTTCACTACTCAAAAGTTGGTGCATTGGACATTGTTTATGGGAAGGGAGCCTACCTTTATGACGAGAAAGATCAACCTTACCTGGACTGTATCAACAATGTCACTCAGG TTGGGCACTGCCACGCACGTATTGTGAAAGCATTCGCATCACAAGTTTCCACGCTCTCCTGTGACCATTATACTAACTCAGACCTACGAGAGAAGTACACAACTCACCTTCTCTCTCATTTCCCAAAATCTTTTGGCTATGTTTTTTACACCAACTCAGG AACCGAGGCTAATGACCTGGCTCTCCACATAGCAGAGTGTGTGACTGGGCACACAGAGGTTATAGCTTTAGAAGGTGCCTATCACGGCCACTCAAAACACCTCATTGGACTGAGCACGTACAAGCTACGACAGCAAAACAAAGAGTCTTCATCGAGGGTCAACCCCCATGCTTGGGTG GCACCGGTACCCGATAACTTTAGAGGGATCCACAAGGGTGAAGGTGCAGGCCAGATGTATGCTGATGAGATAGAGGGCATTATTACTAAAGCACAAGATCAAGGAAAGCAGGTTGCCAGCTTCATTGCTGAGGCATTTCTAGGTTGTGCCGGTCAGGTTCAACTTCCTGAAGGATACCTCAAAGCTTCTTTTGG ATATGTACGCAAGGCTGGTGGGCTGTGTATCATCGATGAGGTACAAACAGGTTTTGGACGAGCTGGAGATTACTTTTGGCTGCATGAATCTCAGG GTGTGGTACCGGACATGGTCACCATCGGTAAGCCCATGGGCAATGGCCATCCTATCTCTGCTGTTGTTACCACTCAGGAGATCGCAGAACGTTACAAGAAAGTAATTGGAGAAGATGCTATGCAACTA TACCGTGGAAATCCAGTGTCACTGGCCGTGGCTGAGGCGGTTCTCACAACCATTGAAGTGGAGGAGATGCAAGCCAACGCCAAGAACCTAGGGGGATACGTGAAGAGGAAGATATCTGATATGATGGACAGGCATTCTTGCATAGGAGACATAAG GGGTTTTGGTTTGTTCCTTGGTGTCGAGATAGTGAAGGACAGGACTAGTAGGGAGCCAGACGGGACTCTGTGCGCCAACATTGTCCACAA AGTGCTGCTGGAGCACCACATAATGATCAAAGAGGACGGCATGGAGAACAACGTGATTAAGATCAAGCCTCCTCTCTGTTTCTCTCAAAAAGATGCTGACAAGTTATTGACTGCCTTAGACAAGGTCATGACTGGCTTAGGAGTGTAA
- the LOC135350061 gene encoding probable protein phosphatase 2C T23F11.1, giving the protein MGQVLSEPVTTKDTESYQNDLFSVGCSSMQGWRPQMEDASCIQLSFNDDPDSAYFAVFDGHGSQRFSMHCSQELHKQLVADSSYATGNYEQALINSFLFLDHKLHTDTSLNYQHEPGGTTAVAVLIKESTIFCANAGDSRAIACVHGNIQELSHDHKPLNPDEEMRIRNAGGWIECNRVNGNLALSRAIGDFTFKENKALPPEQQIITAFPDVEVFPLLEDCEFIVVACDGIWDVMSNIEVVEFVRRRIANNMSPSLICEALLDQCLAPDRRMGGLGCDNMTAILVCCLNSEPYSNLVAKCSRVTTKTTAQIKAHHSWAHRRNNKLIPESDANDHSEEMLTYGVSPRSKLNDTVSGANTDLDSEMASSKERSIDFTELFVTGVTCIDDSGARTRRQSASSSEEEEVFWDEETLSIELDTSATPIETMV; this is encoded by the exons ATGGGTCAGGTTCTGTCAGAACCAGTTACAACTAAAGACACTGAGAGCTACCAGAATGATCTGTTCAGTGTGGGCTGCTCCAGTATGCAAGGCTGGAGACCAC AAATGGAGGACGCTAGCTGTATTCAGCTGTCTTTCAATGACGACCCAGACTCAGCATACTTTGCCGTATTTGATGGCCATGGGTCTCAGAGATTTTCCATGCACTGCAGTCAGGAGCTGCATAAGCAGCTGGTGGCTGACAGCAGTTACG CTACTGGAAACTATGAACAGGCACTGATAAACAGTTTCTTGTTCCTTGatcacaagctacacacag ACACCAGTTTAAACTATCAACACGAGCCTGGTGGGACAACAGCTGTCGCTGTGCTCATCAAGGAAAGCACCATATTTTGT GCAAACGCTGGTGATTCACGTGCCATTGCCTGTGTCCACGGGAATATACAGGAGCTTTCACATGACCACAAACCGCTAAACCCAG ATGAGGAGATGCGAATACGTAATGCTGGAGGCTGGATAGAATGCAACAGGGTCAATGGTAATCTGGCCCTGTCCAGAGCTATTGGCGATTTCACCTTCAAAGAGAACAAAGCTCTCCCTCCCGAGCAACAAATTATAACTG CGTTTCCTGATGTTGAAGTGTTCCCACTGTTAGAAGATTGTGAATTCATTGTGGTAGCTTGTGATG GAATTTGGGATGTTATGTCTAACATAGAAGTGGTAGAATTTGTGCGGAGGAGGATTGCTAATAACATGAGTCCATCATTG ATATGTGAGGCACTGCTCGACCAGTGTTTGGCTCCTGATCGTAGAATGGGGGGCCTCGGCTGTGACAACATGACTGCCATCCTCGTCTGCTGTTTGAACTCTGAACCCTACTCCAACTTGGTGGCAAAATGCTCCAGGGtcaccacaaaaaccacagcTCAAATAAAGGCTCATCATTCATGGGCACACAGACGGAACAATAAACTGATACCAGAGAGCGATGCCAATGACCACAGTGAGGAAATGCTAACATACGGAGTCTCTCCAAGATCAAAGCTAAACGATACTGTCAGTGGCGCTAATACAGACCTGGACTCAGAGATGGCCAGCTCAAAAGAAAGGAGTATTGATTTTACTGAATTATTTGTTACTGGGGTGACTTGTATCGATGATAGTGGGGCTAGAACGAGACGTCAATCAGCTAGTAGCAGTGAGGAGGAAGAGGTGTTTTGGGACGAGGAAacactttctattgagttGGACACCAGTGCAACTCCTATAGAGACAATGGTCTAA
- the LOC135350074 gene encoding leucine-rich repeat-containing protein 59-like, with protein sequence MAPKGSKSEKEKEINKQFILAHLDEKEIDLSMCNLSQVPVNELAMVTRGSRLDLSRNLFTTLPDSFGTLRHLIELDLSSNQLKLLPDTISHLVVLQKLDLYSNKLSTLPLTFWKLKKLKWLDLRSNCLEGGLSEVAGPCVSQAECKQCASKVLVFVKQRSAEHERKRQLELLQKREEEQMAAEKEKMRQEEARKAKAELRQRRREEYAKSKQERARQEVQNDQEEAALVKNEANVGKQVKFNNSETRHCSYVRLMLVGVVLFLLLLLVGSYVYCDHLKSPTQVCSYWRENISGASLKNKWTEQLMQFIGLS encoded by the exons ATGGCCCCTAAAGGTTCAAAGAGTGAAAAGGAAAAGGAAATCAACAAGCAGTTTATCCTTGCTCACTTGGATGAGAAGGAGATTGACTTGAGCATGTGCAATCTCTCCCAGGTCCCTGTCAATGAGCTG GCAATGGTTACTCGAGGCTCTCGATTAGATCTTTCTAGGAATCTCTTCACCACTTTGCCG GATAGTTTTGGTACCCTGAGACATCTGATTGAGCTAGACCTGAGCTCAAACCAGCTGAAACTGCTCCCAGACACAATATCACACCTTGTTGTACTCCAGAAACTTGATCTCTATAGCAACAAACTGTCCACTCTCCCACTGACCTTCTGGAAATTAAAAAAACTCAAATGGTTGGACCTGAGGAGCAATTGCTTGGAGGGTGGATTGTCTGAGGTGGCTGGCCCCTGTGTGTCTCAGGCAGAGTGTAAGCAGTGTGCTAGCAAG gTTCTCGTTTTTGTGAAACAGAGGTCAGCTGAACATGAGAGGAAAAGACAGCTGGAGCTTCTTCAGAAAAGAG AGGAAGAGCAAATGGCTGCTGAAAAGGAGAAAATGAGGCAAGAAGAGGCACGAAAGGCTAAGGCTGAGCTGCGCCAGAGAAGGAGGGAAGAGTATGCCAAATCGAAGCAGGAGAGGGCCAGACAGGAAGTGCAAAATGATCAAG AGGAGGCTGCGCTTGTAAAGAATGAGGCAAACGTAGGGAAGCAAGTCAAATTCAATAATTCAGAAACAAGGCATTGTTCATATG TTCGTCTGATGTTGGTTGGTGTTGTACTATTCTTGCTCCTGCTGTTAGTGGGCTCTTACGTATATTGTGACCACTTGAAGAGCCCCACCCAAGTGTGCTCTTATTGGAGAGAAAACATTAGCGGAGCGAGCCTCAAAAATAAGTGGACTGAACAGTTAATGCAATTCAttggcctctcttga
- the LOC135350090 gene encoding mitochondrial import inner membrane translocase subunit tim16-like, which translates to MAKFLAQMIVLGGQAVARAFRQALRQEYQATVAARQEAEQAGRSGTNAAKASSLTGMSLQEAKQILNVKEVEDIESVRKNYQHLFQVNKKSHGGSLYLQSKVVRAKERLEMELNQDIASSEAHEPTTESDSSSSDKDQGSKT; encoded by the exons ATG GCTAAATTTTTGGCCCAAATGATAGTGCTTGGTGGCCAAGCTGTTGCCAGAGCATTCCGCCAAGCTCTGCGACAAGAATACCAGG CAACAGTGGCAGCGAGACAGGAGGCTGAGCAAGCTGGTAGAAGTGGAACGAATGCTGCCAAAGCTAGTTCATTGACTGGAATGAGCCTTCAAGAAGCCAAGCAGATTTTGAATGTTAAAGAGGTTGAAGATATAGAGAGCGTTAGAAAG AACTACCAACACCTGTTCCAAGTCAACAAAAAGTCGCATGGAGGGTCCTTATATCTCCAGTCCAAAGTGGTGAGGGCAAAAGAGAGGCTGGAAATGGAGCTTAATCAAGATATAGCTTCCAGTGAGGCTCATGAACCAACGACCGAGTCAGACAGTAGTAGTAGTGACAAAGATCAGGGCTCCAAGACTTGA